One Ensifer adhaerens genomic window, GGACTGCCGGTAGCCGCCAAACGGTGTGGTGATATCGCCCTCGCCGAAGGAATTGACGGTGACGGTGCCGGCACGAAGGGCACGGGCGGCGCGCATGGCCCGTTTGCCGTTGCCGGTGAAGACGGAAGCGGTCAGGCCGTATTCCGTCTCGTTGGCGATCGCGACCGCCTCTTTCAGGCTGTCGACCGTGATGACCGCCAGGATCGGTCCAAAGATTTCTTCCTTAGCGTGCCGGGCGGAGTTGCTTTCGACCTCGACGATGGTCGGGTGAACGAAGCGGCCCTCGCTGGTTTCGCCGCCGTGAAGAACCTTCACCCCATCGCCGAGATAGCTCGCAACTTTCCGGTAGTGCGCCTCGGAGACCAGGGGGCCGACACGGTTGTCGGGATCCAGCGGATCGCCTACGTGCCAGTTCTTCACCTCGGAGACGATCTTGTCGAGCAGCTTCCCCTTGATGGCAGAGTGGACGATCAGCCGAGAAATGGCCGAGCAATTCTCGCCCATGTTCCAATAGGCGCCGTTGACGATATGCGCGGCCACCGCGTCCAGGTCGTCGGCGTCGTCCATGACGATCGAGGGGTTCTTCCCGCCCATCTCGAGGACGACTTCCTTGAGATTGGACTCGGAGGAATATTTGAGGAAGCGGCGGCCGGTCTCGGTCGAACCCGTGAACGACACGGCATCGACATCCATATGCCGGCCGATCGGCTCGCCGACCTGCGAGCCGGAGCCAGTCACCACGTTGAAGACGCCGGCCGGGATGCCGGCCTCGAGCGCCAATTCGGCCACCCGAAGCGCTGTCAGCGAGGTTTCGGCCGCCGGTTTGACCACCAGGCTGCAGCCGGCGGCCAGCGCCGGGCCAATTTTCCAGGCGAGCATGAGGAGCGGGAAGTTCCACGGCAGGACCAGCCCGACGACGCCCACCGGCTCGCGAACGACAAGCGCGATGTGGTCGCTCGAGGCCGGCGAGACCTGATCGTAGATCTTGTCGATCGCTTCGGCATGCCAGCGCAGGCAGTTGACGGTCTCGGGCACGTCGACCGTCTGGCAGTCGAGGATCGTCTTGCCGCTGTCCAGGCTCTCCATGACGGAGAGCTCGACCAGATTGTCCTCGATGAGCTGGGCAAGGCGAAGAAGCGCCTGCTTGCGGGCGGCGGGATGCTGCTTTGCCCAGCGGCCATCGGCGAACGACTGCCGCGCGCTCGCAACTGCCGCGTCGACGTCCTCGGGGCCGCAGGCAGGCAAGTCTGTGAGCTTCTCGCCTGTCGCGGGATTGGTCGTCGCAAACGTGCGTCCAGATTTCGCGTCGACAGAACGGCCATCGATGATGGCCTTTGCCGGGAGGGATAGTTGCGACGCGATTTGCTCGTACCGCGCCTTGGTCAGAAGTTCCGTCATTCGTCTGCTCCCATCAATTCGAAAATCATCCGCAACGCTCGACCTGACTCGACGCTCCCGCCGATCGTCTCGCTCAATTTTCATAATACAATAGATAGACATTTGATCTATTGTCAATAGACACTTGAAATGCGCCGGCAAGACAGTGCTGCGGCTCATCGTACGGAACGCGAATTGATAACCGAACAAGCGGGAGACAATAGATCTAGAAGTGGAGGCGGTCGGGCCTTGCGCATCGGCCGTTGAGCAGGCAAAAGGAGTCGCGTGGCCGTGGGGATAGTCGCTGCAAATTGAAATATGTTGACCAGTCTATCTTTTGTAGACAAGATATGGCCAAAAAGGAGTTTGCCATGGCGAACAATCCAAGCTCACCTGAAGCAGGCGTTGGCCCGGATCGAAAGGCTGCACTGAACAACACCTTGCGCCACCGGATCCTGACGATGCAGATAGCGCCGGGATCGGTTCTCGACGAAGTCGCCTTGAGCGAGGAATTTGGACTGTCCCGCCCTCCGGTGCGCGAAGCGATGCGGCAGCTTGCGGGGGAAGGGTTCATTGAGCTTGAGGCGAACCGGCCGGCCCGCGTGACCTCGATGAGCTACCAATCCCTTCGGGATTTCTTTTTGATCGCGCCGATGATCTATGTCGCGGCCACGCGGCTGGCCGCCGAACATGCGTCGAAGGCCGATATTGCGGGCCTGCGAGAGATACAGGACAGCTTTCGCGACGCGGTCCACAGCAATGACGTCGACGGGCGCGTCTTCTACAATGACAAATTTCACCTTCGGGTTGGCGAAATCGCGAACAATGCGTATGTGCTTCCGAGCCTTCGCCGGCTGCTGATCGATCATGCGCGTATCGGCAAGATTTTCTACAGACCGAGCAACGCGCGCATGTTGGAGGAGTTGCACGAGGCGTCGCGCCAGCACGACGAAATCATCGATGCAATAGCGAACCACGATCCTGACCGGGCGGAGGCGTTGATCCGCGCGCACCTCGATCTATCGCGCAAGAACATGGCGATGTATGCCGCCCCGGAAGGGATGGCGATTTCTCTCGGTGTGTAACGCATCCGGGGCCTCCGGGTGTTCTTACGTCACCCCGCCGGACGATTGATGCTCATTCGACGCGAAACGATCTATGGCGTCGAAGACAGCGCGGGACATGCGCAATGGTTGCTCCGTCGAGCCAGGTGACCTGCCGCTGACGCCCGGGACGTGAACGCCGAGCTTCTCCAGCCGCTGGATCTGGTCGTGTGCGCGGGCGATGTGGTCGCTCCCTTTCGAGCCTGGCATCATTGCAATCACAGTCAGCCCGACAGCTGGAGAGGTTTCGCCCGTTCTGAAGCTTGGCGTGTCCAGAGACCAGGAACCGCCGGAAAGACCGGCCGACAGCATTTCGACGAGGAGCGCGACGTTCGCACCCTTGCGACCACCGAAGGGTAGCAGCGCGCCTAAGAGTGCCTTTTCGGCGTCCCGCGTATCGGCACCTTTGTTGTCGACCGCCCACCCTTCCGGGATTTGCCGCCCTTCTGCGGCAGCAGCGGCAATGTTGACGTAGGCAGTGGCGCTTGACGATTGGTCGACGATGAGTGGCGGCGCGTTGGCGCCGAGCGGAAATCCGAAGGCGATGGGGTTCGTGCTGTAGACAGCCGGTCCCCCTGCCTTTGCTACGACCATGGCATTCGCGTTGGTCGCCGCAAGACCGCTCAGGCCTTCCAGCGCAAGCCGGCGCACATAGTAGCCGAGCTCGCCCGTTGTATAGCTGTTCTTCTGGGTGAAGAGCGCAATGCCGAAGGTGCGGGCAGCATCCACGAAGTCGCGGAAGGCGAGGTCGAAGCCGAGCTGCGCGATGCCTCGGTCGGCATCGCAGGCGAGGTGAGCGGGGAAGGGGCGAGTGGCGACCGGCGCGGGATCGCAATTGATGCGCCCCTCGCGAAAACTGTTCAGATAATCGACGAGGTGCGGAAACCCGACCGCGCTCGGGCCGAAGCGGGCGGCCGACACCGTTGCGTCCACGAGCGATCGGGCGCTCGCCGGATTGGCGCCGGCACCAAGGCAGGCCCTCAGCGCCAGATCTCGTGCCTCTCGCTCGCTGAGTTCGATCTCTCTCATGTCAGATCTCCAGTCCCGCCTTCCGACCCTCGTAGAATGCGTAGGGCGCCTGGCGCGGCGCGGCGCAGTCACCGATCTGGCGCGCAACGATATTGCGTTCGGCAAGGCCGGGCATCAGCCAGTCGGCCGGGGAATTCGTGGTGGCCGTGACAAGGGCGTCTGCCTCGACGAAGCGGCACTCTCCCGTCGTGTGATCGACGATCGTTGCGCCGGTGCCATGCCACTCGGCGATGCTCGCCTCGACGATCCATTCGACGCCGAGTTTCCGGAGCGCCTGTCGCATGGGAACGTCGGCCGCGGTTCT contains:
- a CDS encoding Ldh family oxidoreductase, producing the protein MREIELSEREARDLALRACLGAGANPASARSLVDATVSAARFGPSAVGFPHLVDYLNSFREGRINCDPAPVATRPFPAHLACDADRGIAQLGFDLAFRDFVDAARTFGIALFTQKNSYTTGELGYYVRRLALEGLSGLAATNANAMVVAKAGGPAVYSTNPIAFGFPLGANAPPLIVDQSSSATAYVNIAAAAAEGRQIPEGWAVDNKGADTRDAEKALLGALLPFGGRKGANVALLVEMLSAGLSGGSWSLDTPSFRTGETSPAVGLTVIAMMPGSKGSDHIARAHDQIQRLEKLGVHVPGVSGRSPGSTEQPLRMSRAVFDAIDRFASNEHQSSGGVT
- a CDS encoding aldehyde dehydrogenase; the protein is MTELLTKARYEQIASQLSLPAKAIIDGRSVDAKSGRTFATTNPATGEKLTDLPACGPEDVDAAVASARQSFADGRWAKQHPAARKQALLRLAQLIEDNLVELSVMESLDSGKTILDCQTVDVPETVNCLRWHAEAIDKIYDQVSPASSDHIALVVREPVGVVGLVLPWNFPLLMLAWKIGPALAAGCSLVVKPAAETSLTALRVAELALEAGIPAGVFNVVTGSGSQVGEPIGRHMDVDAVSFTGSTETGRRFLKYSSESNLKEVVLEMGGKNPSIVMDDADDLDAVAAHIVNGAYWNMGENCSAISRLIVHSAIKGKLLDKIVSEVKNWHVGDPLDPDNRVGPLVSEAHYRKVASYLGDGVKVLHGGETSEGRFVHPTIVEVESNSARHAKEEIFGPILAVITVDSLKEAVAIANETEYGLTASVFTGNGKRAMRAARALRAGTVTVNSFGEGDITTPFGGYRQSGFGGRDNSVHAHDQYTQLKTIWLDLNDDESADL
- a CDS encoding GntR family transcriptional regulator → MAKKEFAMANNPSSPEAGVGPDRKAALNNTLRHRILTMQIAPGSVLDEVALSEEFGLSRPPVREAMRQLAGEGFIELEANRPARVTSMSYQSLRDFFLIAPMIYVAATRLAAEHASKADIAGLREIQDSFRDAVHSNDVDGRVFYNDKFHLRVGEIANNAYVLPSLRRLLIDHARIGKIFYRPSNARMLEELHEASRQHDEIIDAIANHDPDRAEALIRAHLDLSRKNMAMYAAPEGMAISLGV